One Kineococcus radiotolerans SRS30216 = ATCC BAA-149 DNA window includes the following coding sequences:
- a CDS encoding methyl-accepting chemotaxis protein: protein MPAAPAAPENRHPRSWISDRPVGARIGAGVAVGALVALAVGGVATTRLMDLRDATAATYSQSVQPLVDLSAAQRGYQAARARVVEYPAAGPEVRAKLLTQFDEKSADLTAGLDAYAADAADPALVEAVREAQEQIDTLFHDTLVPQADSGDVAGAAITYREQILPVVSAGADAIEAAGQAEEARAKARTEAATDSASSALLVVGLVLTLGLLLALAIAAVVVRGITTPLRRVAQVLDAVAEGDLTQDAGIHSRDEIGRMAASLQRATTHLRSVVTSLTSTSSALARSSTQLSSTSAELAGGAEAAATQAGVVSGAAEEVSRTVSTLAAGSEQMGASIREISVSAADAARVAEQAVDMASAADETVSKLGDSSREIGDVVKAITAIAEQTNLLALNATIEAARAGEMGKGFAVVAGEVKELAQQTARATEDITRRVDTIQADTGHAVSSIAQIREVIARISDYQTTIASAVEEQTATTAEMNGNVSEAAGSSEDIARNISTIADSAASTTRAAEQTRQASTDLGALSSELAESVGRFRV, encoded by the coding sequence ATGCCCGCAGCGCCCGCAGCACCCGAGAACCGCCACCCCCGGTCCTGGATCTCCGACCGCCCCGTCGGGGCCCGCATCGGCGCCGGCGTCGCGGTGGGCGCCCTCGTCGCCCTCGCCGTCGGCGGGGTCGCCACGACCCGCCTGATGGACCTGCGCGACGCCACCGCCGCCACCTACTCCCAGAGCGTGCAGCCGCTGGTCGACCTCTCCGCCGCCCAGCGGGGTTACCAGGCCGCCCGCGCCCGGGTCGTGGAGTACCCCGCCGCCGGCCCCGAGGTCCGCGCGAAGCTGCTGACGCAGTTCGACGAGAAGTCCGCCGACCTCACCGCCGGTCTCGACGCCTACGCCGCCGACGCCGCCGACCCCGCCCTGGTGGAGGCCGTGCGCGAGGCGCAGGAGCAGATCGACACCCTCTTCCACGACACCCTCGTCCCCCAGGCCGACTCCGGCGACGTCGCCGGCGCGGCCATCACCTACCGCGAGCAGATCCTCCCCGTCGTCTCCGCCGGCGCCGACGCCATCGAAGCCGCCGGCCAGGCCGAGGAGGCCCGCGCCAAGGCCCGCACCGAGGCCGCCACCGACAGCGCCTCCTCCGCCCTCCTCGTCGTCGGTCTCGTCCTGACCCTGGGTCTGCTGCTCGCCCTGGCCATCGCCGCCGTCGTCGTGCGCGGCATCACCACCCCCCTGCGCCGGGTCGCGCAGGTCCTGGACGCCGTCGCCGAGGGCGACCTCACCCAGGACGCCGGGATCCACAGCCGCGACGAGATCGGGCGCATGGCCGCCAGCCTGCAGCGCGCGACCACCCACCTGCGCTCGGTCGTCACCTCCCTCACCAGCACGTCCTCCGCGCTGGCGCGCTCCAGCACCCAGCTCTCCTCCACCAGCGCTGAGCTGGCCGGTGGCGCCGAGGCCGCCGCCACCCAGGCCGGCGTCGTCTCCGGTGCGGCCGAGGAGGTCTCGCGCACCGTCTCCACCCTCGCCGCCGGCAGCGAGCAGATGGGCGCGAGCATCCGCGAGATCAGCGTCAGCGCGGCCGACGCGGCCCGGGTCGCGGAGCAGGCCGTGGACATGGCCTCCGCCGCCGACGAGACGGTCAGCAAGCTCGGGGACAGCTCCCGCGAGATCGGCGACGTCGTCAAGGCCATCACCGCCATCGCCGAGCAGACGAACCTGCTGGCCCTCAACGCCACCATCGAGGCCGCGCGCGCCGGGGAGATGGGCAAGGGCTTCGCCGTCGTCGCCGGTGAGGTGAAGGAGCTCGCGCAGCAGACCGCGCGCGCCACCGAGGACATCACCCGCCGCGTCGACACGATCCAGGCCGACACCGGCCACGCGGTGAGCTCCATCGCCCAGATCCGCGAGGTCATCGCCCGCATCAGCGACTACCAGACCACGATCGCCTCGGCCGTGGAGGAGCAGACCGCGACGACGGCGGAGATGAACGGCAACGTCAGCGAAGCGGCCGGCTCGTCGGAGGACATCGCCCGCAACATCTCCACCATCGCCGACAGCGCCGCGTCCACCACCCGCGCCGCTGAGCAGACCCGGCAGGCCTCCACCGACCTCGGTGCGCTGTCCTCGGAGCTGGCGGAGTCGGTCGGCCGCTTCCGCGTCTGA
- a CDS encoding ABC transporter ATP-binding protein, which produces MVSALETTTAKALVLEELHKRYESRGREAFHAVKGIDLHIAPGELVALLGPSGCGKTTTLRMIAGLETVTSGDIRIGERSIPHLPPGKRDVGVGFESYALYPPLDVRGNLSYGLKARGVKDADARVRAIADRLEMSDLLELRPAGLSSGQKQRVALARALVRNPPVLLLDEPLSHLDAAQRQRVRRELKVLQREFGYTTIVVTHDQLEALSLADRLAVMDGGTIQQFGTADEIFDDPANRFVADFVGEPKINLLEGTVERTGTVRVGRDGVLPTASRAAPGTAVTVGVRPQDARIAREGETSVPGEVLVYENVLEFGLATVRVEGLDSSVVVQTPADLRYQRGESLRLTAPAERVYLFEPEGGARLR; this is translated from the coding sequence GTGGTGAGCGCGCTGGAGACGACCACCGCCAAGGCGCTGGTCCTGGAGGAGTTGCACAAGCGGTACGAGAGCCGGGGACGGGAGGCGTTCCACGCGGTCAAGGGCATCGACCTGCACATCGCCCCGGGCGAGCTCGTCGCCCTGCTCGGACCCTCCGGGTGCGGCAAGACGACGACCCTGCGGATGATCGCGGGGCTGGAGACCGTGACCTCCGGGGACATCCGCATCGGCGAGCGCTCGATCCCGCACCTGCCCCCCGGCAAGCGTGACGTCGGCGTCGGGTTCGAGAGCTACGCCCTCTACCCGCCCCTGGACGTCCGGGGGAACCTGTCCTACGGCCTCAAGGCCCGCGGGGTGAAGGACGCGGACGCCCGGGTGCGGGCCATCGCCGACCGGCTGGAGATGAGCGACCTCCTGGAGCTGCGGCCGGCGGGGCTGTCCAGCGGGCAGAAGCAGCGCGTCGCCCTCGCCCGCGCCCTGGTCCGCAACCCGCCCGTGCTGCTGCTGGACGAACCGCTGTCGCACCTGGACGCCGCCCAGCGCCAACGAGTGCGCCGGGAGCTGAAGGTCCTGCAGCGGGAGTTCGGGTACACCACGATCGTCGTCACCCACGACCAGCTCGAGGCGCTGAGCCTGGCCGACCGCCTGGCCGTCATGGACGGCGGCACCATCCAGCAGTTCGGGACCGCGGACGAGATCTTCGACGACCCCGCCAACCGCTTCGTCGCCGACTTCGTCGGTGAGCCGAAGATCAACCTCCTCGAGGGGACGGTCGAGCGGACCGGCACGGTGCGGGTCGGGCGCGACGGCGTGCTGCCGACGGCGTCACGGGCCGCCCCGGGAACGGCCGTCACGGTGGGCGTCCGCCCGCAGGACGCCCGGATCGCCCGGGAGGGCGAGACGTCGGTGCCCGGCGAGGTCCTGGTCTACGAGAACGTGCTGGAGTTCGGGTTGGCCACCGTGCGGGTCGAGGGGCTGGACTCCTCGGTCGTCGTCCAGACACCCGCGGACCTGCGCTACCAGCGCGGGGAATCCCTCCGCCTGACCGCACCCGCCGAACGCGTCTACCTCTTCGAACCCGAGGGCGGAGCCAGGCTGCGCTGA
- a CDS encoding ABC transporter ATP-binding protein: MATVRIANLSKTYGNGKSAVEALVGVDLSIGDGEFFVVLGPSGAGKTTVLKSVAGLVDVEAGDVEIAGVSMEGVEPYHRNVAMAFESYALYPQKTVFDNLASPLRSGRTGRYTAQQQQQRIEAVTTTLGIDHLLKRFPRELSNGQRQRVALGRVLVRPADVYLLDEPLSHLDAKLRAQMRAELKQLGDMSNTTSLYVTHDYQEALALGNRIAVLRAGRVVQVGTPEEIWRRPVDTFVAKALGQPEINLFDVTAGQGALRGAGGDLSVPVPRHLDLPEGRARIGIRPRDLQLGPGGPGTLSFRGRVSLAERLGRLMEFSVDVGPQGGSERVIVVADSDAGAREGDVVDLHLSLENVHVFAPAAGAEDSRRLGSATEERVSW; the protein is encoded by the coding sequence ATGGCCACCGTGCGCATCGCGAACCTGTCCAAGACCTACGGGAACGGCAAGTCGGCCGTCGAGGCGCTGGTCGGGGTCGACCTGTCCATCGGCGACGGGGAGTTCTTCGTCGTCCTGGGTCCCTCCGGGGCGGGGAAGACGACCGTGCTCAAGAGCGTGGCCGGACTCGTCGACGTCGAGGCCGGCGACGTGGAGATCGCCGGCGTGTCGATGGAGGGGGTCGAGCCCTACCACCGCAACGTCGCCATGGCGTTCGAGAGCTACGCGCTCTACCCGCAGAAGACGGTGTTCGACAACCTCGCCTCCCCGTTGCGCTCCGGTCGCACGGGGCGCTACACCGCGCAGCAGCAGCAGCAGCGCATCGAGGCGGTCACCACGACTCTCGGGATCGACCACCTGCTCAAGCGGTTCCCGCGGGAGCTGTCCAACGGGCAGCGCCAGCGCGTCGCCCTCGGCCGGGTCCTGGTCCGTCCCGCGGACGTCTACCTGCTGGACGAGCCGCTGTCCCACCTGGACGCCAAGCTGCGCGCCCAGATGCGGGCCGAGCTGAAGCAGCTGGGGGACATGTCGAACACGACGTCCCTGTACGTCACGCACGACTACCAGGAGGCTCTGGCCCTGGGCAACCGCATCGCCGTGCTGCGCGCGGGGCGGGTGGTCCAGGTCGGGACCCCGGAGGAGATCTGGCGCCGGCCCGTCGACACGTTCGTCGCGAAGGCCCTCGGGCAGCCGGAGATCAACCTGTTCGACGTCACGGCCGGGCAGGGCGCGTTGCGCGGGGCGGGAGGGGACCTCAGCGTCCCGGTGCCCCGGCACCTGGACCTGCCCGAGGGCCGCGCCCGGATCGGCATCCGGCCCCGGGACCTGCAGCTCGGGCCGGGCGGTCCCGGGACGCTGTCCTTCCGGGGCCGGGTGTCGCTGGCCGAGCGTCTCGGCCGCCTGATGGAGTTCAGCGTCGACGTCGGCCCGCAGGGGGGTTCCGAGCGCGTCATCGTCGTCGCCGACTCCGACGCCGGGGCCCGCGAGGGCGACGTGGTCGACCTGCACCTGTCCCTGGAGAACGTCCACGTCTTCGCCCCCGCTGCGGGCGCGGAGGACTCGAGGCGGCTGGGGTCCGCGACGGAGGAGAGGGTCTCGTGGTGA
- a CDS encoding carbohydrate ABC transporter permease: MAITSRFARELTPGQKRITPGSVVADLAILAWFVFSLFPLLWMVLLALKNDAQQTSTYFQFSPTMANFGTVLSQRGEDLTSVDFGQALLTSVLNCAGAVLVSLVVGIPAAYAAGRWKFRGSEDLMFQMLSFRFAPELMVIVPLFVIYNTLGIFDTKLGMVWVLQLVTMPLVVWILRSYFTDLAPELEQAALLDGYTRTRAFLTVALPLVRPGIAAAALLAFIFAWNNYLFPLILTDSAATTVTVAVTKYLGGGGQAYYNLTAAAALLGALPPLVLALTIQRYLVRGLSFGAVKA, translated from the coding sequence ATGGCGATCACGTCGCGCTTCGCCCGGGAACTGACCCCCGGGCAGAAGCGGATCACCCCCGGCTCGGTGGTCGCCGACCTGGCCATCCTCGCCTGGTTCGTCTTCTCGCTCTTCCCGCTGCTCTGGATGGTCCTGCTGGCGCTGAAGAACGACGCTCAGCAGACCTCGACCTACTTCCAGTTCTCCCCGACGATGGCGAACTTCGGGACGGTCCTGTCCCAGCGCGGGGAGGACCTCACCAGCGTCGACTTCGGGCAGGCTCTGCTCACCAGCGTCCTGAACTGCGCGGGGGCCGTCCTGGTGTCCCTCGTCGTGGGCATCCCCGCCGCCTACGCGGCGGGGCGGTGGAAGTTCCGTGGGTCCGAGGACCTCATGTTCCAGATGCTGTCCTTCCGGTTCGCACCGGAACTGATGGTGATCGTCCCGCTGTTCGTCATCTACAACACCCTGGGCATCTTCGACACCAAGCTGGGCATGGTGTGGGTCCTGCAGCTGGTGACGATGCCGCTGGTGGTGTGGATCCTCCGGTCCTACTTCACCGACCTGGCTCCGGAGCTGGAACAGGCGGCGCTGCTGGACGGGTACACCCGCACCCGGGCGTTCCTCACCGTCGCCCTGCCGCTGGTCCGCCCCGGCATCGCGGCCGCCGCGCTGCTGGCGTTCATCTTCGCCTGGAACAACTACCTGTTCCCGCTCATCCTCACCGACTCCGCGGCCACGACGGTCACCGTCGCGGTCACCAAGTACCTCGGCGGCGGCGGCCAGGCCTACTACAACCTCACGGCAGCCGCGGCCCTCCTCGGCGCGCTGCCCCCGCTCGTCCTCGCACTCACCATCCAGCGCTACCTCGTGCGGGGCCTGTCGTTCGGGGCGGTGAAGGCCTGA
- a CDS encoding carbohydrate ABC transporter permease: protein MPAWRRRLRPYLLSVPAVLLIIGILYAFFYGVYYTVLDYAATNPSPQFVGLDNYRSVLGDQLFWRSAGTTLLYAVAATGLETVLGVAIALLLNRSTLIGKTFERLLILPLMIAPVIAGVIWKLMFNPQFGVLNHVLGLGSTFDWLSKDRALASTILVDVWIYTPFVAILVLAGIRSLPKEPFEASDVDGASWFYMFRRLMLPMMWPYILVAVIFRFMDCLKVFDAVYVLTAGGPGVTTTTLQIGAFEDSITNLNYSRGSTYMFLLWIIVFITARYLVSVLGKAQRRAAGSGA, encoded by the coding sequence GTGCCCGCGTGGCGGCGCAGGCTCCGCCCGTACCTGCTGTCGGTGCCGGCCGTCCTGCTGATCATCGGGATCCTGTACGCGTTCTTCTACGGCGTGTACTACACCGTGCTGGACTACGCGGCGACGAACCCGTCGCCGCAGTTCGTCGGCCTCGACAACTACCGCAGCGTCCTGGGCGACCAGCTCTTCTGGCGCAGCGCCGGGACGACACTGCTGTACGCCGTGGCGGCGACGGGTCTGGAGACGGTGCTGGGGGTGGCGATCGCTCTGCTCCTGAACCGCTCGACGCTCATCGGCAAGACGTTCGAACGGCTCCTCATCCTGCCCCTGATGATCGCCCCGGTCATCGCGGGGGTCATCTGGAAGCTCATGTTCAACCCGCAGTTCGGTGTCCTCAACCACGTGCTCGGGCTCGGGTCCACCTTCGACTGGTTGAGCAAGGACCGGGCGCTGGCGTCGACCATCCTCGTCGACGTGTGGATCTACACGCCGTTCGTGGCGATCCTCGTCCTGGCCGGCATCCGGTCCCTGCCCAAGGAGCCGTTCGAGGCCTCCGACGTCGACGGGGCGAGCTGGTTCTACATGTTCCGCCGCCTCATGCTGCCGATGATGTGGCCCTACATCCTGGTCGCGGTCATCTTCCGGTTCATGGACTGCCTGAAGGTCTTCGACGCCGTCTACGTCCTGACCGCCGGCGGCCCCGGGGTCACGACGACGACCCTGCAGATCGGCGCGTTCGAGGACTCCATCACCAACCTGAACTACTCCCGCGGCAGCACGTACATGTTCCTGCTGTGGATCATCGTGTTCATCACCGCGCGCTACCTCGTGAGCGTGCTCGGCAAGGCGCAGCGTCGTGCTGCGGGATCGGGGGCCTGA
- a CDS encoding extracellular solute-binding protein, protein MNEFTRSESGLHVPKKKVTRRSVLAAMGGAATVPMLYGCGVGTGGGGGEEGSANGAGEVTGSFDWKALQGESIKILQTPHPYQQAFQPLLKEFTELTGIEVQADLVAEADYFTKLNTELAGKTGAHDVFMTGAYFIWQYGPPGWMEDLTPWIENSAATNPDYDFEDIYEGLRTSTRWDFEKGSELGTGGQWAIPWGFETNVVAYNKKEFDARGIALPDTFDDFIQLATDLTDRSQNRYGVAFRGSKSWATIHPGFMTQFTREGAKDYTAEGTTYTAAMNSEKAVDFTKKWVDLARNAGPTSWTTYDYPQCTGDLGNGNAMMVYDADSATYPKQKAGASAQAGNLAWYPGPAGPDGSYATNLWTWSLAMNAASKKKQAAWMFIQWATGKDAMNKATASTFADPVRASVFDGSFKQTLGGFPGYLETFEKVIDSTKIQFTPQTKFFETTEDWAVALQDIYSGADAKSRLDELAEANTTKINA, encoded by the coding sequence ATGAACGAGTTCACCCGGTCCGAGAGCGGACTGCACGTCCCGAAGAAGAAGGTCACCCGCCGGTCGGTGCTGGCCGCGATGGGCGGCGCGGCCACCGTCCCGATGCTGTACGGGTGCGGGGTCGGCACCGGCGGAGGCGGTGGTGAGGAGGGCAGCGCCAACGGCGCGGGCGAGGTCACCGGGTCCTTCGACTGGAAGGCCCTCCAGGGCGAGAGCATCAAGATCCTGCAGACGCCGCACCCCTACCAGCAGGCGTTCCAGCCGCTGCTGAAGGAGTTCACCGAGCTCACCGGCATCGAGGTGCAGGCCGACCTCGTCGCCGAGGCCGACTACTTCACCAAGCTCAACACCGAGCTGGCCGGCAAGACCGGCGCCCACGACGTCTTCATGACCGGGGCCTACTTCATCTGGCAGTACGGTCCCCCCGGCTGGATGGAGGACCTCACTCCCTGGATCGAGAACTCCGCGGCCACCAACCCCGACTACGACTTCGAAGACATCTACGAGGGCCTGCGCACCTCCACGCGCTGGGACTTCGAGAAGGGCTCCGAGCTGGGCACCGGCGGGCAGTGGGCCATCCCGTGGGGCTTCGAGACGAACGTCGTCGCCTACAACAAGAAGGAGTTCGACGCTCGGGGCATCGCCCTGCCGGACACCTTCGACGACTTCATCCAGCTGGCGACCGACCTCACCGACCGCTCGCAGAACCGCTACGGCGTCGCCTTCCGCGGATCGAAGTCCTGGGCGACGATCCACCCGGGTTTCATGACCCAGTTCACCCGCGAAGGCGCGAAGGACTACACCGCCGAGGGCACCACCTACACCGCGGCCATGAACTCCGAGAAGGCTGTGGACTTCACGAAGAAGTGGGTCGACCTGGCCAGGAACGCGGGCCCCACGTCCTGGACCACCTACGACTACCCGCAGTGCACCGGGGACCTGGGCAACGGCAACGCCATGATGGTCTACGACGCCGACAGTGCGACCTACCCCAAGCAGAAGGCCGGCGCCAGTGCCCAGGCCGGGAACCTCGCCTGGTACCCGGGCCCCGCGGGACCCGACGGCAGCTACGCCACGAACCTGTGGACCTGGTCGCTGGCCATGAACGCGGCGTCGAAGAAGAAGCAGGCCGCCTGGATGTTCATCCAGTGGGCGACCGGCAAGGACGCGATGAACAAGGCCACCGCCTCCACGTTCGCCGACCCGGTCCGCGCCTCCGTCTTCGACGGCTCCTTCAAGCAGACCCTGGGTGGCTTCCCCGGCTACCTGGAGACCTTCGAGAAGGTCATCGACTCCACCAAGATCCAGTTCACCCCGCAGACGAAGTTCTTCGAGACGACCGAGGACTGGGCCGTCGCGCTGCAGGACATCTACTCCGGAGCGGACGCGAAGTCGCGCCTGGACGAACTCGCCGAGGCCAACACCACCAAGATCAACGCCTGA
- a CDS encoding zinc-binding dehydrogenase, with the protein MAETQTTGKTMQAVIVHGPHDYRLEEVPVPVAGPGEALLKVEAVGICASDLKCYHGAAKFWGDENRPAWAETDTVPGHEFTGRIAEIDEEASERWGVVVGDRIVAEQIVPCWNCRYCNRGDYHMCQPHDMFGFKRRTPGAMAEYLVLPKEALVHKAPDDLPPWQVAYAEPLSCALHAVERADIRFGDTVVVAGCGPIGLGMIAGAAAKFPQRIIALDALPQKLELARKCGADVTLNITEVDVVEEVKKLTGGYGADVYIEGTGHPSAVAQGLNLLRKLGTFVEYSVFKDPVTVDWSIISDDKELNVLGAHLGQNTWPAALRLIASGRLPLDEICSHQLPLARFQEGLDLVADSANSVKVSLIP; encoded by the coding sequence ATGGCAGAGACGCAGACCACAGGGAAGACCATGCAGGCCGTGATCGTCCACGGCCCGCACGACTACCGGCTCGAGGAGGTACCCGTGCCCGTGGCGGGTCCGGGCGAGGCGCTGCTCAAGGTCGAGGCCGTGGGCATCTGCGCGAGCGACCTGAAGTGCTACCACGGCGCCGCGAAGTTCTGGGGCGACGAGAACCGGCCCGCCTGGGCCGAGACGGACACCGTCCCGGGTCACGAGTTCACCGGCCGCATCGCCGAGATCGACGAGGAGGCCTCCGAGCGCTGGGGCGTCGTCGTGGGCGATCGCATCGTCGCCGAGCAGATCGTGCCGTGCTGGAACTGCCGCTACTGCAACCGCGGTGACTACCACATGTGCCAGCCGCACGACATGTTCGGCTTCAAGCGCCGCACCCCCGGCGCCATGGCCGAGTACCTCGTCCTGCCGAAGGAGGCCCTGGTCCACAAGGCCCCCGACGACCTCCCGCCGTGGCAGGTCGCCTACGCCGAACCGCTGTCCTGCGCGCTCCACGCGGTGGAACGCGCCGACATCCGCTTCGGCGACACCGTCGTCGTCGCCGGCTGCGGGCCGATCGGCCTGGGGATGATCGCCGGTGCTGCGGCCAAGTTCCCCCAGCGCATCATCGCCCTGGACGCGTTGCCGCAGAAGCTGGAACTGGCCCGGAAGTGCGGCGCCGACGTCACGTTGAACATCACCGAGGTCGACGTCGTCGAGGAGGTGAAGAAGCTCACCGGAGGCTACGGCGCCGACGTCTACATCGAGGGCACCGGTCACCCGTCGGCGGTGGCGCAGGGCCTGAACCTGTTGCGAAAGCTGGGGACCTTCGTGGAGTACTCGGTCTTCAAGGACCCGGTGACGGTGGACTGGTCCATCATCTCCGACGACAAGGAGCTCAACGTCCTGGGGGCCCACCTGGGGCAGAACACCTGGCCGGCCGCGCTGCGGCTCATCGCCTCCGGGCGACTCCCGCTGGACGAGATCTGCTCGCACCAGCTGCCGCTGGCCCGGTTCCAGGAGGGCCTGGACCTCGTCGCCGACTCCGCCAACTCCGTCAAGGTCTCCCTCATCCCCTGA
- a CDS encoding sugar-binding transcriptional regulator, translating to MVNPERFPLALAHTAATLYYLQDATQAEIAERIGTSRATVSRLLREARERGLVRIEVPPLPVDSPGDLADRVRAALGLQQVSLCPSTGAAHVAEAVSPVVVALLEGLGLEPGDVLLVSSGRTVYEIAQRELPRLPGVLVAPMVGGQDEPEAWYQTNEITRRIAVGVGGTPRFLYAPAFPGHRLRHSLAEDAEFQRFTKLWSDARCALMGIGAPPLQRESIPGFVPTEQAPLATAVGDVASRFYDATGTEVSYEGADRLIAIPLEVLRRVPVRIAVAYGAQKIPSIVAGARGGHFSHLVIDPATATALLSTLEDDL from the coding sequence GTGGTCAACCCCGAGCGGTTCCCGCTGGCGCTGGCGCACACCGCGGCGACCCTCTACTACCTGCAGGACGCCACCCAGGCGGAGATCGCCGAGCGCATCGGCACCTCCCGCGCCACCGTCAGCCGCCTGTTGCGCGAGGCCCGCGAGCGCGGCCTGGTCCGCATCGAGGTGCCCCCCCTGCCGGTCGACAGCCCGGGCGACCTGGCCGACCGGGTGCGCGCTGCCCTGGGCCTGCAGCAGGTGTCGCTGTGCCCGAGCACGGGGGCCGCGCACGTCGCCGAGGCCGTCTCCCCCGTCGTCGTCGCGCTCCTGGAGGGCCTGGGCCTGGAACCGGGGGACGTGCTGCTGGTGTCGTCGGGTCGCACCGTCTACGAGATCGCCCAGCGCGAGCTGCCGCGGCTGCCGGGCGTCCTGGTCGCCCCGATGGTCGGCGGGCAGGACGAGCCGGAGGCCTGGTACCAGACGAACGAGATCACCCGGCGGATCGCGGTCGGCGTCGGCGGGACACCGAGGTTCCTCTACGCCCCGGCGTTCCCGGGCCACCGCCTGCGCCACAGCCTCGCCGAGGACGCGGAGTTCCAGCGGTTCACGAAGCTGTGGAGCGACGCCCGGTGCGCCCTGATGGGCATCGGCGCGCCCCCGCTGCAACGGGAGTCCATCCCCGGCTTCGTCCCGACGGAGCAGGCACCGCTGGCCACGGCCGTCGGCGACGTGGCCTCGCGCTTCTACGACGCCACGGGCACGGAGGTCTCCTACGAGGGGGCCGACCGCCTCATCGCGATCCCGCTGGAGGTGCTGCGCCGGGTCCCGGTCCGGATCGCCGTCGCCTACGGCGCCCAGAAGATCCCCAGCATCGTCGCGGGCGCGCGCGGTGGGCACTTCAGCCACCTCGTCATCGACCCCGCGACGGCCACCGCGCTGCTCTCGACCCTGGAGGACGACCTGTGA
- a CDS encoding SDR family NAD(P)-dependent oxidoreductase — translation MNPDPIADPFDLTGRRALVTGATQGIGTDIARTLAGAGCDLVLTARDREGLAALARSVRADHGVRVEVVPADLADAAETEALAASALAAFDGLDVLVNNAGISVPQRVVDVDATTWDLVLAVNLRAPALLGSRIGRAMAQAGRGSIVNVSSVAGSLALAEHFSYCASKAALIMATKVLALELGPSGVRANCVSPTVVMTEMGQRVWGEEAKAAPLVARIPLGHFARPADVSHAVLFLAADASAMVNGVDLKIDGGFSVA, via the coding sequence GTGAACCCGGACCCGATCGCGGACCCCTTCGACCTGACCGGCCGCCGCGCGCTGGTCACCGGCGCGACGCAGGGGATCGGCACCGACATCGCGCGCACCCTGGCCGGCGCCGGCTGCGACCTCGTGCTCACCGCCCGGGACCGCGAGGGCCTGGCGGCCCTGGCCCGTTCGGTGCGGGCCGACCACGGGGTCCGGGTGGAGGTCGTGCCCGCCGACCTCGCCGACGCCGCCGAGACCGAGGCCCTGGCGGCCTCGGCGCTGGCTGCGTTCGACGGGCTCGACGTCCTGGTCAACAACGCCGGGATCTCGGTGCCCCAGCGCGTGGTGGACGTCGACGCCACGACGTGGGACCTGGTGCTGGCGGTGAACCTGCGAGCCCCGGCGCTGCTGGGTTCGCGGATCGGGCGGGCGATGGCGCAGGCGGGGCGGGGCAGCATCGTCAACGTGTCCTCCGTCGCCGGTTCGCTGGCGCTGGCCGAGCACTTCTCCTACTGCGCGAGCAAGGCCGCGCTGATCATGGCGACGAAGGTGCTCGCCCTCGAACTGGGTCCCTCCGGTGTCCGCGCGAACTGCGTGAGCCCCACGGTGGTCATGACGGAGATGGGTCAGCGGGTGTGGGGCGAGGAGGCGAAGGCGGCGCCGTTGGTGGCACGGATCCCGCTGGGGCACTTCGCCCGACCCGCCGACGTCAGTCACGCCGTGCTGTTCCTGGCCGCTGACGCCTCGGCCATGGTGAACGGGGTGGACCTGAAGATCGACGGCGGGTTCTCCGTCGCCTGA